TTCTGTTTATACGTTGTTTTCttctcaaaaattattttacaaatacagtatactaacaagtccagCAAGTCAGCCGTGAAGTCCAAGCACTTGGACTTTTATAATAACGGACGAAGGACAAGCATTCGAGGCATTCCAACTTACTTCAACTCCCCTAAACACCCTCTCGACAAGCTTTCAACCAACTACTAGACTTTACTTTTCTTGTCTAAACGCTTGTAAATATCATACTTTAAATTATAGAGCCTCTACAGAGCTCAGAACTTGTATCTTCATACTACATACATAGTTGCTAGCTTAGTTACGACTGAACCTTCCTGGAGGCAGCATTGTACTACGCGGAATCAAAAACTATCAATTAGAATATtcacttctctctctctctctattttaCGTTATCTGCCATTTCAATATTGTTCGTCTTTACTTTACGTGCATCGCTATAAAACTCACTTCGTAATTAACGGTAAATCAGATTTTAGCCTCTACCTTGACCATTTCATTTTTCCTCCTGTCAAATTTTCTATTAACCGTTTCTGCATCTCAAGATAGAATAATAGTTCCGTATATTAATTAGAGCAATGCAAAGCATATGGAAGAAACTTTCAATTAGGCAGCCTAATTAAATGAAAAACATGAATGAGAAGTCTTCAAAATTTCTTATATACAACATATAGTTTATTTATTTATAGATAGCAATATGAAGTAATAATCCCAAATAAGCTTGATGAAGAACATAAAAGAAGAAACAAACCTAGACTATAGATTCAAGAATGACAAATTTACATGTAAAACAAAAATTTAAGTACTTCATTTTTCTatctcttatttttctttttctttttttttctcttttgttttttgtaGTAACCCCACATGGTGGCTCAATTGATTCTCCACCATGAAAAAAAATCATATAACCCCAGTAGTCATGCATGCATGCATCCAAGAAAATCATCAAAAACCCCTATACACTTGAAAATTATTGAATTATTCATCTTGAATTATGCATGTCAGTTTCGTCACTTGCAGCAACAGAAGAGAAGAAATCACCATCCCCTGCAGCacctttttcttttacttcctcaATTTTCTCCACAGCCTCTTTTATATCCCATCTTTTCTCCACATCAGCCTCACAACAACTCAATCCAACCTTCAATAGCTTCATCATTTCACCCTCACAATCTTGTGTTCCTTTCATTTCCTTATCAAACACCTCTTCTTTTGATGAATCCTCTCCAAGAACAGAGTTCACCCAAGTCGCCAAATCATCGGTGTCATGACTCCCTTTGCCTAAAAGATTTGAAGGAAATTTCCCAGTCAAGATTTCTAGGATCAACATACCAAGTGTCCAAACATCAGTTTTCCTGTTGATTTTGCTAGTTTGTTTGTACTCTGGTGCTTTGTATGAGATCATGTGTTCTTGAGCATGTTCGATATTTACGACTGGTAGTAAGGCGTAATCTGTGAGAACTGGCTCAAAGGTTTCAGTTAGAAGGACATTTGAGGACTTGAGGTGACCATGAGGTGCAGTTAAGCTTGGTAGCTCATTGTAGAGGTATAAAATTCCTTTGGCTACTCCTTTTACAATTTTCAAACGAGTTGGCCAATCCAAGCTTTGGTTCCCACGTGATTTGCTATTGCCTGAACAATCACAATCAATCCACAACTATCATATAAAGAACCATACACACAACATGAAGATACAAAAAGTATTTTACTATTTTAAATAATAACTATAGGCAATCGCACATAATAGGAGTGTTTACTAACCTAAAACAAGACATGTTGCTAAAATAAGTAAAAATATACTTTTAGTATAATATTCCCTCTATTCCACTTTATATGACTTAGTTTAGAGTACAAAGATCAAGCTGACTAATTTTCGATGGACAtaggattttcaattttttgagATAAAACTAACATATTCAAAAACTATATAATAAGTATTTGACGCTACAATAATtaacaattcaaaatatttaaaaaatatttgcgAAAACATATGATCAAACAAAATCTTGTTTCACTCCCCAAGTTATAAAAGGTTCAAATAAGCTGAAACGGAAAGAGTAATATAGATAAGAAAAGAGTATAGAGTAAGATACCATGAAGATAAACAGCAAGGCTGACATTGTTGACATATTCAAAGACCAaaagcttctcctccttcctATAATAGAAAGCCAGAACAGGAAGCAAGTTCTTATGGCTCAATCTGCCGAGCCTTCTCATATGTTCATGGAAATCTTCCTTGCCAACTTTGTTCATATGTCTAAACCTCTTAACAACCATAACAGGACCAGTGCTAAGTGCAGCTTTATAAGTTGAACCAAACACACCACTGCCCAAAACTTCAGCTGAGGCCTTTAATAAATCTGGCAAATCAAATTTCTCAATGTCATCTTTCAAGAACAAAAGCTTTTGTCCTTGTTCAGCTCTTTTGCCATCGTTAGAACGATCAGGAGATGCAGCAACTTGGCCTTGTTCCAATTTGTTTAGATCAGCtgatgtgagttttggctcatgaGTTGTTGGTGATATGTTTGATGATCCTAGAGTAACTTCCTGTTGGGAATTATTATTCTTGCGACGAGTTATGAGTACAATGGCAATTAGACCTATAACAGCAACAACCACCACGACAATAAGGGCAATCTTCCAAACAGATGATGATGATTCTTGCTTTTTTGGTGCCTCCTCgttgcatgattttgttaaaGGTGGACCACATAGACCATCATTTCCTGTCAAAAAAGAAGCAAGAAAATTtagttaaaaagaaaaagaaaggaatttATGCGTTATTTATCTATTTCTAATTTTTTATGTTAATGTCGTTGACGAATGATAACTCTCCTCAATTATTCCTGCTAGAGGACGTTCTCATATTATCTCTTATTTATTTGATCTTCTTGTATACTTTCAAGAATAATTTTTTGGTTATGAAAACCAAGGTTATGATGATCTTGGGTCGTAAGACAACGTAGATTTGTATGTATACATCTCTAGTTAACACATCATAATCATAAACAATACCATGATTTATTTTATTAGCTCGTACTTAAAAAACATTCTGTAGTGTTAATAGGAAATGAAGCGACTAAATCTAGTAAAACGAATTTCTAAAGTAATTGTATTGATTTCTAATATTTTCATGTGTTGCATGCATGTTTGAcaaaccaaataaaaaaaatatactgCATCACAAGATGAATTCTGCAAATAATTTAACGGATAACTTTTTATGATCATTTCTCAAATACTTCAACAACCcttttaatcataaagaaattaAATACCTTAACAAGGAAATATGCACACAATTACAAATGTAAGATTAAGAACTTAAAATAATAAAGAGATCCCTTAccttgaaaagaagaaaaatatagaCGAGAAAGGGAAGAAGGAATTGGACCCTCAAACTTATTATTTTGTACATTCAACTCCACGAGCTTTGGCAATTCACCGAATATGGGAGGGAGTTGTCCTGTAAATTGATTATTTGCTAGGTGAAGCTTCTTTAACGAATTCATCCCTTCAAAAGTCTTGCCATCAATTGGCCCAGAGAATTTATTGTTTGAAAAATAAGCACTTTTTAATGCAGGTAGTTTATTCAAAGGTGGCAAAGACCCTTCAAAATTATTACTCAATACACTTATGGTTCTCAAATTAGGCAACTCTTTTAACGTGTCCACATCAAGGATACCACTTAAACCAAGATTTTCAAGATTCAAACCATAAACCATACCACCTTCACAAAAAAGACTATTCCAATTAGGCTTATTATTCCCTTTAACGCAAGGTGGTACATTGGCATTCCATGTTGAAAAGGGGTTGCCATCATATTTTAAAGATTGACTAAACTTGAGCAGAATCTCAGCTTCTGATAATTTCCCCTCTGATGGGGTGGTGACAAATGCTAGTAAAAACGCGATAACGAAGAGGAAGGGGAGATGTttattgttttggttgtttttgtttttgattttgtaGTTTTTTTGTGTAGTTTGTGCCATTTTTGCATAGAGaatttatatttggcttaattttGTTACTGGTGCGCGCACTTGCAGGTGCGCGCCCTCTCAAAGGGCTCCTACAAATGAAAGAATGCTACCTTTATGGAGTTTTGAGGCCAAAAGAAAAGGTGGAAGGAGAATGGAATAGAATGTTTTGTGTACATGCAGGGGAAAACACAAGAGGAACAAGTTTGAGAGGTTGTTGGAGAAATGGACAAATGTGAAGTGGAGAATGTTAAGTTGATAGAGTCCTCTATTTCTTGCTAATTCCCTCAGAAAACTACGCTTTACCCTTTGAATTTCGACCATCTTTAACAGCAGTCAATCACCCCCCGAGGTTGTAGTTGGTTTCAGAACTTCCACATATTTTATTTTCAGCATTTAAATGTTTATAGCTTCATAGGAAGAAAAAAATATACATCTTACAACAGACAAAGAAACTACAAGTACA
The Nicotiana sylvestris chromosome 11, ASM39365v2, whole genome shotgun sequence DNA segment above includes these coding regions:
- the LOC104215533 gene encoding pollen receptor-like kinase 1, with amino-acid sequence MAQTTQKNYKIKNKNNQNNKHLPFLFVIAFLLAFVTTPSEGKLSEAEILLKFSQSLKYDGNPFSTWNANVPPCVKGNNKPNWNSLFCEGGMVYGLNLENLGLSGILDVDTLKELPNLRTISVLSNNFEGSLPPLNKLPALKSAYFSNNKFSGPIDGKTFEGMNSLKKLHLANNQFTGQLPPIFGELPKLVELNVQNNKFEGPIPSSLSRLYFSSFQGNDGLCGPPLTKSCNEEAPKKQESSSSVWKIALIVVVVVAVIGLIAIVLITRRKNNNSQQEVTLGSSNISPTTHEPKLTSADLNKLEQGQVAASPDRSNDGKRAEQGQKLLFLKDDIEKFDLPDLLKASAEVLGSGVFGSTYKAALSTGPVMVVKRFRHMNKVGKEDFHEHMRRLGRLSHKNLLPVLAFYYRKEEKLLVFEYVNNVSLAVYLHGNSKSRGNQSLDWPTRLKIVKGVAKGILYLYNELPSLTAPHGHLKSSNVLLTETFEPVLTDYALLPVVNIEHAQEHMISYKAPEYKQTSKINRKTDVWTLGMLILEILTGKFPSNLLGKGSHDTDDLATWVNSVLGEDSSKEEVFDKEMKGTQDCEGEMMKLLKVGLSCCEADVEKRWDIKEAVEKIEEVKEKGAAGDGDFFSSVAASDETDMHNSR